The region CCGCTCGTCGGCGTCGAGGTAGACGACCGCGTGCCACTTGCCGGCGAGCGCCGGCCGCTGCAGGAAGACACCGTCGACGATGAGCACGACGTCGGGGCCGGCGGTCTCCCACTCCGTCTCGACGCCGCGGTCGGCGTGGAGGTCGAAGGCGCGCGTCACGAAGCCGGTCGAGCCGCCCATCCGGAACGGGTGCAGCAGCACGCGGTCGAGCAGCTCGACGTCGAACGCATCCTCGTAGTAGCCCTTCGGCGAATCGCGCCCCTGCCGGTAGCGGAACACCTGCGGCCGGTGGAAGTCGTCGGCGCTCGCCCTAAACGCCTCGACGCCCGCTCGCGCGAACGCGACCTGGAGCGCATCCGCGAAGTGCGTCTTCCCGACCCCGTCGCGGCCCTCGACGGCGATGAGCCGGCGGCCGCGCGGGTTGCGGCGCAGCAGCTGGTCGACGAGGTCGGTGTAGAGCGCCTTCTGCTCGGGCGTCCAGGAGGCGGCCTTCATGAGCAGCGAGCGGTCGATCATGGCGTCAGCCTAAGCGCTCACGCGACGGGCGTCGGGGGCGCGACCGGCCGCGAGCCGTAGGCGAGGCGCCGCAGCAGCGCCTCGGCGGGGCCGCGCTTGCCGCGCACGTCGAGCACGAGGGCGATGGCGACGCTCACGAGCCACACGGCGACCGCGACGCCCGCGGCGGCGAGCGGCGACAGCGTCGCACCGAGCCCGAAGCCCCATGCCGCGAGCGTCGGCACGAGCAGCACCGACTGCAGCACGTAGCTCGAGAGCGAGCGCTTGCCGACCGCCGTGAGGG is a window of Agrococcus sp. Marseille-Q4369 DNA encoding:
- a CDS encoding uridine kinase, whose translation is MIDRSLLMKAASWTPEQKALYTDLVDQLLRRNPRGRRLIAVEGRDGVGKTHFADALQVAFARAGVEAFRASADDFHRPQVFRYRQGRDSPKGYYEDAFDVELLDRVLLHPFRMGGSTGFVTRAFDLHADRGVETEWETAGPDVVLIVDGVFLQRPALAGKWHAVVYLDADERTRGERMRARDGAHPDLRHESHRRYSEAHDLYERAVNPRRRAAFIVENSDWRRPVQVFADSC